The genomic stretch TGGGTGAAGTTGAGTGGCCAGTAGGCTGTTGTATTCTAGTAACTGCTCCGTGTAGCCATGCCTTGAGTGGGTCACATGACTCTTTGCTCAGTGGGATTCTGGGGTAGTCTGCTGAAGGAGGCAAGAATTCCAGCTGCCCTTACTGAGACTGCAACATGGGAGTAAAGCCATCCTGAACCACCAGCCACACCTAGTTTGGCCTAACCCAGAGGAATCATGTAGCTAGTCagacttaagaaaaataatagattaTAAGCTGACataatggctcaagtgtagagttgcctacctagcaagggtgaggcctggagttcaaactccagtacctccccatccccccaaaaattgttttaaatcacTGATTTGGGGGTGATTTTTATTACACAGCTGAAGCCGACTGATACAGATGCTGGCATGGGGAGCTGTGATAGGTGGATACATGGGTGTTCTAGGATAAATTGAGCAAATGTCCTGGTTCTCAGGGCAAGGCACGGACGGGTGTAAACAACCGAGAGCTGGAGCCCAGGTTCAGACCAACCTGGGGTAGAGGAAGAAGGCTTGGACATTCTGCACTGAAATTGCAGGGCTGGAAGTAGGGCAAGCTCCCTTGGAGAGGTGGGGAGGTAAAGCTAGTGATTCACCCATGTCAATTTTCCTCAGAGGGAACCACTGCTGCTGTGCTAGGAAGAGCTTTTGGGATTCTATTATGCAAGTGAGTTGTAGGTGGGGCCTGAGATGctgcattcatttattttgggtgggactggggtttgaactcagggcttcacgtttgcaaagcagttactctaccacttaagcctaccttcagtccgttttgctctggttagtttggagatgggggtcttgcaaactacttgcccaggctggccttgagccacgatcctcctgatttcagcctcccaagtagtcacTGGCGCTCGCTGAAATGCTGCATTTTTAAGCTCTCAGCTGATGTGAGGTGAGGACAGCATTTGGTGTAATTGGTCATTTGCTTAGGGTAAGAACAGCAGGTCCTGTGTTTTTATTAACCAAGTTCAGTGCTTCAAGGTTTTAGAGCTAttgctgtttttccttcctgtatCTCCATGGCATCTTGCAGAGATAATGGAGACCCAGTTCTTTCCAAGAAGTCTGTCCACAGACTGACAAAAGCTGAGGGCAGCTTTTGTTCACCATACCTGAACCATGGTTACCACACTGGTTACGGGGAGGAGGCTGTACTGTGCCTTTGCCTCCCAGGCAGTAGAAAGTCTGAGGAAGGACTTTGCCTGAGGCTGAAAGTGCACTCGTAGTGTTATTTTTGAGACGGGTTTGGAATTTTAGCCCATTCTGCCCTCAAACTCATTATcgtcctacttcagcctcccaagtgctgggactataggcatgtgccaccctgcctggctccccCATAACCTCCAATTGAGCAGGACCATGCCTGTTGTGTTTTCTGCTTAATTTCCAGCATGTCATcaatgcctggcatatagtagatgctcaataaacactTCTTGAAGTGCAGAAAACCAAGAGAGATCAGCAGTACTCTGGCAGTTGTTGGACATATGTGAGCAAGGCAGCACTGTCCCTCACCAAGGCCAAGAAGACTGGACCTACTCTCTGCTCATGACCATAGGTCCTGACCAGAACCAGTGGTATGAGAGTTGTCTcacgtgtcttttttttttttttgaactagggtttgaactcagggcctcagaatcgctaggcaggtgttctatcacttagtcactctgtcagcccttttttgtgttaggttttttcaaaatagagtctcaGGAattagttgcctgggctggcttctgactatgaccctcctgatccctgcctcctgaatagctaggattgcaggcatgaacctcCCGTGTCCAGCTGTCTGTATGTCTTGATGAAAGGGATTACCTACTTCTTCCACTCCAGCCAGGAGACACAGCCCTGTGCCCTGTCCTGCTAATCATCCCAGGTCCCTTTCACAGGCTGGagctcagtccttttgctttttaaaattgtaacaaCGTACgacaaaatttaccatcttaaccttCAGCAAGTATATAGTAGCATTCAGTGCATTCTTGTTTGTGCAACAAATCTGCAGAAGTTTTTCATCTTGCAGAGTTGAAACTACCTATTATACCTCTGTTCCCCTTTGCCTCAGCCTGACAGCCCCTTACCCCACTTCCAGTTTGTGAATCTGACCTCTCTAGGAGCCTCATGGTcctggaatcatacagtatttgcccTTTTTCAGTTGGCTTATCTCACTTtaaggttcatctgtgttgtggcacgtatcagaatttcctttcttttaaggctacctaatactccactgtgtgggGATGTACCATGTTTTGTTCTTTCACTGATCTGTGGGGACCTGGGCCATTTCCATCTGGCTAACCTGAATACCATTGCTGTGTGCACAGATGGTCAAACGTCTTCAAGATCCTGCTTTCTTTTGAAACTCAGAGATGGGATTGATGGCAGttgttattttaacttttttgttaatgttttgttTCGATTAGGTCTTTGGTATTTCAGGTAAAGCTATACTTGTGTATGCAGGCAATGAGGGCCTGCCCCATGTAGGTCATTTGCTTATCCTATCATCCAAATATTCTATATCCTGGTTTTTTGTCTGCTTGTTTTTGTGGACCTAGGTAAGCCACACCCCTAATGACACATGATAAGattgttgttttaaaccactgaATGTTGGGatgattttgtttccatttttgtgaCAATATCTAGCTGATACAGAACATAAGTGTTTTGCCTACTAAAAAGCCCTAAGGAAAATGAACAATGAATTCTGGGGTCAGTTATATGAGGGAGGAACTTAGGAGCCCTGAGTTCCCAGAACTTTTCTAGCAACCAATGGGGTGGGGGATTCTGGAATCCAAAGACATGACTAAGCTGTGTCTGAGTTGTCCCCATGGGCTGGAGGCACCTGGGGAAATCGGGCTCCAGGCACCTGGGGAAATCGGGCTCCTGCCACCTGGCACACCCTCTGTAGTACTCCTGGCAGTCCTGGGTGAAGTTCTGACTCTGGATGCCCTGATACAGATCCAGTGTGGCTGTTCCTAGTGGTGTGTCCTGGTTGTGTGTCTTCACTGCAGTGAGCCTGGGGTCGTCAGCTATGAGGTGGAGATGAATCCTAAATTTTCAGGGTTGTGGAAGGGATTAGAGTGTCACACACTTGGTGCTCAGATAATAGGGGCCCCTGTGTTACTATGAAATCTTCCTCATTTCTTTATATACAATAAACCCTGCACAGGAGAAGTGTGTTTCAGTGGCATACTCAGAGGGGTGGGTTGTAGACAGTGGTCAAGTCAGGACATGAGCCCAGGCTTGGACTTCCAGGCTAGCACTCTAGTGTGCCCTGTTGTATGTCATCATCGTGTCATGGTTACCAGCCATGACAGGAGTATGGTACCTTAGATGTAGGttcaattttctgaaattttccatggtAATGCAACATACAGAGAAGTGCACAAATCCCAAGTGCATGTGAATAAATTTTcagtgtcaaaaaaaagaaatagggggcaggggttgtagctcagtggtagagagcactggcctagcatgggcaagacctagggttccatccccagcactgcaaaaaacaacaacaaaaaagccaaacaaGACCCTCCCCTCTCCACACTGCTGATTCACAGCGTGAACAGACACATGGAACAGCACTCAGATCAAAACAACTTGAAAGACAAATGTAAACAATAAGCTTGGTAGAAAACTATTCACTGaactccagacctttttttttcctctagttttTCTACTcacatctttttctcttctagGATTTAGTCCAGGATACCACTTGGATTTATTGCGTATATTTACAACTGTTCTTATttcagaaaatttcaaatttatgtaAAAGAATACTGGAAGTATGTGTGCAAGACCTTggtttcaatccctagcaccaaaataaATGTAGACAGAAGAGTAAAATAGTAAAGTACATTTATCAGTCAAATAAAATCTATCCACCACTCATTTTCAACAGCGATTAACTCATGATCAATTTGTGTCATTAATATCCCAAACCAGactgcttttcatttttcctggtCTTATTGGCTTATATATAGTTCACAGATGTAAACCTTCCgtatttttttggtgtactggactttgtgcttgctaagcaggtgctctctcacttgagccatgcccccccccccagccccACATCTATTTCCCCTGCTTCCAGTATCACAGTTTATGACTTTCTAAATCATGGAGTTTCTAAGGCCAACAGCCAGAACTTGTCTctctttagggaaaaaaaaatacttaacttttttcttattttttttcttttattaaaaagtattaacTTTATGGAAACAGTGGAAGAGGCAAGGGTAGAGGGagttacaattatttttaaattagcagtTAAGATTCCCTCTTGAAAGAGTTTCACAAGACCTAAAGCTCCCATCTgctggttttaaaaatatattttaatttttggccAGATAACACATTTGCATGTACTCACATGAAAAGGGCAATATTAGGTTCTAGGGAAAAAATCagcaagcattttctttttcctttctttttgattaGTGATAGCTATTTTTAGTGTTAACTGTGCAGAAAACAGAGTTGGCGAGAACACAGAGCTGCAAGGGAGTTGGAGGAGTTATGTGGCTGTACCTCTTAACTCTGAAGGGTAGGATATGCTGTGCCATGTCAAGGGGCAGTCACAAGTAGACACAATCAGCAGCCTAAGTCACCAGGAAAAGGCTACTTCCTGCCCATTGTTTGGGAGagaggattgaatttagggcctggtATCAGTTTTTTCTGAAAGGGGTCAGATGGATAATCATTGAAACTTCTGTAGGCAGGACCCCCCATTCTGTTGTATCTTTGAAGAGAAGTTTTATGCCAATACAGTTACAAACATATTCATGTCTTCTCCCTCAGTCCTGAAAAATGGTGGCATATTATATAGACTGCTCTGGATTtggtttttaatcatttaaaCCCAGGAGTTGGCAAACTATGTCCCATGGGCCAAACCCACCCCATCACCTGATTCTGTAAATAGTTTTTTCGGAATGTGTTCAATGCTTAAATAGCTGCCTTTGTGCTCTAGAGCCAACTATTTGCTACCCATATAGGATAGTGGACAAAGCCTAAAGTGTTTGGTGTCTGGGCCTTTATTCAAGTTAAATATGTGTCCAGTCTTTCCACATCAGTACAGAAGGACCTTCTGCACTTTGGTTCAtggcatattctctctctctctctttttttgtggcaatactgggttttgaactcacatgctaggcaggtactctaccacttgagctaccctgCCAGCCCCACGACATATTCTTTCATTGTAAGGTTGCTCCTAATTCACTTAGGCCATGCTAATGGATATTTAGGCCATTTCTGACCTCTTGCTGCcacaaataatgctgcaatgagtaACCTTGTACTTACCTCCTTTTCTACATGTGTAAGTGTATTTACGGGATGGAGTCCTGGGAGTGGAATTGCTCAAGCCTAATCATTGATAATTTTTATAGCTATTGTCAAACTGCCCCCCAGAGGCAGGATCACTTACATTCTCGCCAATGTTATGCACCCCGCTTTTGCCTGCCTTCTGAATTTACCAACCTGCTAGGTGATAGGGAAAAACCAGCATCCAGTGTAGTGTAGTTTGCAGGCCTTTATTCTGATGAACTGCCAATCTGTTCATGCATTTGAGAGCTGTGTGTGCTTCCTCCTGTGGCCATTTACTCTCCTGGTCTGAGGGTCTTCTGGGGGTTGGTCTCCCCTCTCTCTGACTCTTGTGTCACTTTCACAGACAAGCTTTTGGGGAACAAAAGACTTAAGGACAAATATAGGGTGACAGTTAGGGCCAGCGACGTTCCAGATATCGGGGCTGGGAAGCCAGGGGGAATCCTGCAGGGGGTTGTCGTTCTGCTCTGAACTTGGAATGCTAACTTCCAGAGGGCTCAAGCTGCCATCTTCCTCCACAGAGCTTCTGTTGATGCAGGCAGCCTCGTGTTCCTCCAGCTTTTTGATGGGCACCACATGGCAGGCATTATATTTGAAGCTGGCCATCTTTTTGGCTTTCTTGGGGTTCTTCCTCCTGCAGGACGCCAGGTGGTACTGGAGCCTGCTGAGTGGGATGTGGTGTTGAGGATTGTAAGGACAAATTTCTAAGGCTTCTGGCTCCATGCGAAGTAGTTCTTGAATCAAGTATGCCACTGCCCAGGTCTAAATGAAACACCCCCACAGAAAAGTCCCTTGGAAAGGAAGGTGCTGTCCTCCATCCAGTGTTGGCCCTTGCAACTCTAGGTGAAGGTCTTAACTCTGTAGGCTCTGTCAGCAACAGCTACACAGGGATCAGAGTTAGCAAACAGCACACCAGTCACAGGTCTATATAGCAGATGTGAGAACCCAAAACACACAACGGCCACAAAGGAGGTGAAGAAGTCATGTGGCCACGCCCCTTGACTCAGAGAGCTAGGATACACTGTGGGATGTCATGGAAGCATCACAATGGGCAACTTACATCAGAAAAAGGTTACTTCCTGTTTGTTCCTGGGGAGGGGTGAGTGACTGGAGAGAGCTGCCATTCAAAATTGTTTATGACATGTATGTTGTCACTTAAGTCTTCTAACTGCCCCATATTAGTTTAGTGAAACTGATATATTTGGATTTAAACCTACTAccttatttttgtgatttctAACCTattctttggttaaattttttctcattttaaatacacagttttaaaaaacaaaacttttgtttCCCCCTCTATTTTGTACACTTCTTAATCATTCAGTGATTACAAACTAGAACATTCATAGATAATGTAAACAAGTTTGAGGTTAATGCTTTATTGTCTTTCTTGATAAAGCTCATATAGGGCTTTGCTTCATTTAATCCCCTCCTGACTTAGGTTTTTGTTCCTTGAATTTTAAACCCAATTTTAAAGGCTTCACTGAACATTATTGctattcctccctccttttttaatttttttggtggtactggggtttgaactcagggccttgtgcttgccaggaaggtgctctacttcttgagccatgccctcagccctgctattgtcatttttattatcaaaGTTTATTTACATGTCCCTCATATTTACTCTTCTCTTTGCTACTTTGTTCTTCATCTCAGACCTATCACATGGGAGCACTGTCTTCCTGCTGAGGTTTAACTTGGAGAATCTCTCAACAAACTTCTGTGGTTCTGTTTGCCCAGGAGTGGCTTTCTTTCACCCTCATTCTTGAAAGATATTTTCACTGAGTATACTTCTGCTATTTTCTCTTCACGTCGGATAGAGCAGAGTACAATTTCTTCTCATTTCCAGCACTGGGGGTTGAAAGTTCAGATACCCACTGTTCCCTAATTTCTTTAGAAGGAAACCTATAGTTAGGCATTgtatgcatgtctataatcccagctacttgagaggcagaggcaggaggatcttgagtttgaggctggcccaaaGACCAGGTaataacaagaccccatctcaaaaacaaaatacaaacaaaaggactgagggcatggctgaaGTAGAGTCCTTacattcaatctccagtactgaaaaagaaaaagaaaaacaggtaacaTGTCTTCTTCAATGTCTGCCTGaattctttatctttgtttttttttttcctacagtttTATTATGATGTTGACCTGCagatttgttttgttctttgtatttatttactcatcTGCAGATGAGTGTCTTTCATTAGCTTTGGAAAATGTTCaaatattgttttcaaatatcacttcctctttattttctctctgcttACCTTATAGTATCTCATCCtctcttctgtatttttctgtGTGCTATATTCTGGATAATTTCCTCTGATCTAATctatacttttgtttcttttcttttcatggtaGTACTGGGATCTTTTAATTTAGccctttgctcttgctaggcaggtgttctaccacttgagccacactcccagcccttttttgcacttttcatgtagggtcttgtgtggtttttgtgttttgttttttgtctcagACCGTGAGCCTATCTGTTCCTCCTTTGTAGCTGGATCACAGGCATACCACCACACTTACTGATTGGGATGGCATCTTGTTTTTTGTCAGTGttgcctccaaccatgatcctcctgatctctaccttcccagtagctagaattacaggtgtgagccactatacccagcctGACTTACAGTTTAGTTCATTATTTCTAAGTAtgcccatttttttgtttttatgcggTTTGTTAGTTTTGGTTTTGGGCAGTATTAGGACTTAAGCtctgggcctcaagcttgctaggcaagcacttttccacttgatccatgcccccattgttttctagttttggaGACAAGTTCTCattgtgtatcccaggctggcctcaaactcttgattctcctgcctcagactaccatgtactgggattacaggtgtgtaccagcacacctggcctctaggttttttttggttttttttctttttgtcttttcttttttggtgctgggatcgaacccagggcctcacacatgttaggcaagggctgtaccaccgagctatatcccagccctgGCCTCTGGTttttaattatgatttttatattttgcattcctATAGGCTCTGGTGTTTTGCGAAACTGCTTTATTATTTTGTATAGTTTCTTGTTCCCTGCAGGTACTTTGAGGTTCATTATTTATTGCTTTAAGTGTGGTAGGCTGAGTTGATTAAAGTCTGTGCTTGAAGCCTCGTGTATGTTTTTGTAGGTTCTCACTGGTGTGCACTGTCCCTTTGTGTgctgattttcttcctttgtcctcgaaaacttctttgtgtttttattttctgcagcCTGAGATTGGGTTTGGTGCCATGAGGACTGGCTGTCTCTTGAAGTCAGATTCAGTTCACCCTTGTTGCAGTGACTGAGTGCAGTTTGCCAAATGCCCTGCAGGGTCACTGTAATCTCACTTGGTTTTAAGTCATCTTTAAAACAGACAATTGGGATTGGTATTTGCTTCCTCATGATTCTGGGACATGAGTGTCCTGTAACCAACATGTAGCAGGATATCTCTGATTTGTACCCTAAAGTGCCTGTGGCATCCAATCTCGATTTCAAAAGGGAAAATTACTTTTAGGACATCAGTAACATTTATCTCAAAAATGTTGCCAACGCAAGGACTGATGCCTACCTCACACACTAGTGAACAAGCTAGTTTGTCGGCACAGCCTGCAACCTTACTTATCTATCCCAACCTTACTTATCTATCCAAGACCAGCCAAATGGTTGGCATCTCCAATTTACCATAACTACTATCTAAGCCATTCCAGATGTATTTATCCTTCCATACTTAAATATTATCCATCCAGATTGATAAGGTCACGCTGGGCGtgggtgactcaagcctgtaatcctgtctactcaggaggcagagatcaggaggatctcattttgaagccagcctgggcagatagttagtgagaccctatctcgaaaatacccaacacaaaaaaacagctggtggagtggctcaagtggtagagcatgaggtcctgagttcaaaccccagtactgtcccaaacaaaaaaatctgtagAAATACCGTATTTCTGAACAGGCGATTCCAAATCACAAATACAACTCCCCCCCAAATCAAATGATATAAGTTACATTGTCACcctaaattaatatataatatagtgGTAATTCCAAATATCTAACTGTAGTAGCTTAACTTCACGTGCTTGGTCTTATTTTAGGCCCAagttaaggctttttttttttcccaaaaaaggcTTGACTGTCTTTAAGGATTTATTATTCCAGATCAGGTGTCAACTAAGTATAACCCATGACCTGAATCCAGGTGGCTATccgcttttgtaaataaagttttattgaaacactgCCATACTCACTTTTTTGCATATATCATTTACTGGCTAGTATGGAACTATGTTTGAGTACTTAAAACACAGTCGAGATAACACGCAAAACCTCACGtgtgggctgggagcatggctcaagtggtagagtgcttgcctaacaagcaggaagccctgagttcaaaccagattATCACAACTCCCgtgcccccttcccccacacaaATAGCCATGTTTTCTGGCTGGCCCATTATAGAGAACATTTGCTGACGCTGTTCATGATGAATTTTATAACCAACTTGTCAATTCTTTCCTAATCCCTTAATTTTCTGGTGATTCAAGAAGCAGGTGGCTTGGATTTAAATCCTCCCTCTCACCACTTTCTAGCTGTTTGTGGGGGTGTGTCTGAGTAGTGCCTTGAATTTCTTAGACTCTGTAGATGGCATCATTTTGGGTAAGTTTTGTAGCTTTCTTTATGTTGGTCttgcttaatttaaaatttaatcataGACGCTTTatggttatttttcttctttggcttGAGATGGACAGGAAGGAGGCTGTCCCTATGTGAGGCTTGTAATTGGTGCGTATGTGAGGCTCATGATTGGTGGGACTAGAAGTTGTGCATATGCTGGCCTCGGCCCTCTTCCAGTTATATAAGCAGCTGTTTTGTCCAGAGTGCTTCTCCCTGCTATGCTGCACCCCTCACCTCTGTGCAGCCTAGGCCCCGGATAAGAGCTTCTCCTTAATGGTCTTTTATTGCCTCACTTGAGAAGTGCTACATAATGCTACACTGAATGTCATGCCGTGAAGAGACTTTCAGAAGAAGGTAGGTCCTCACATCAGAGCAACTAGCGGGACTCCAAGTGTCTGAGACTAGGGGAGCCTTGCAGGGAGCATTGCACCAAGGGCAGCGTGAAGAAGTCCTGGGCCAGGACCACAGTCTTTATCATGGACAGGGCAGGTAACACTTCAGAGCAGACAGAACCCTGGGCTCCAGCCCCATATTTCTGATGCAGCAGCTAGAAGGTGGCTGGACAGTGACTCCTGAGAGCTGTAAGCCCTTGGCTCACTCGCAGCTTGGAGGCAGCTGAAGAGAAGAGTGGCTGGGACTACAGAGGACTGAACAAGTACTAAGAAGGTGAGACGTGCTGGTGAACAGGGAGGAGCTCTGAAAGAGTTCCAAAGAGTTCCCGAGGGTGTGGCCAAGGTTCCTGGCACCCAAAGCCTGGGGCCTGCAACAGTGGCTGCCAGGTGCAGGGCCACTGCTTCAAAGGCCAGGGATGGCCTTGACCTGAGCACCTACAGCCACGTCTCTAACTTTGCAAACTTGGAGTAAGTCTGGCACTCAGGAACTCAGGACTGCCAATGTGAAGGACATCACCCCTGCTTTGATGATTTCCATCTGAATCAAGCAAGAGGACCCCCTCCCACACCACACTTCCTCACAGCTGTTTGTGACTTTGGCAGCCACATTGAACACCTGAGATCTGTCCCAGGCTTCCCTTCTCTGCAGGCTGCTCATTGCTCACGACACCCTGGTCTCAGTCACCCGGGTTCCTGCTAGCCCCTTTGATGTGAGGACCTCATTTTAAAGTGCCTTGCcagggctcatgcctataatcctagctaccaggaggcagagatcaggaggatagaggtttgaagtcagcctaggcaaatagtttgtgagactctgtctcgaaaaaacccaacacggaaaggccgagtggctcaagtggtagtgtgcctgcctagcaagcacagtcttgacttcaaaccccagtaccacccaaaaccaAAATGCCTACCTGGATGAAGTCTGTTTACTTTTTTCAGGTTAAGTGTCACTGCTTTGCTAGATTTGTAGAATAAACCTGAATGCATTATTattttcaggaactttttttttttttttgtggtactgggacttgaactcagggtctacaccttgagccactcctccagcctcccCCCGCTTTTCTGTGAagtgttttttccagatagggtctcacaaactatctgcccaggttggcttcgaaccgtgatcctcctgatacctgcctcctgagtagctaggattagaggtgtgagccaccagcgcctagcCCTAGACAGTTTAAATAGTTGCCAAACCTTCTTTGCCAACTAATTTACTAATCCCTCGAGGGGATTGCGGGACCCAGGGCTGTCGCTTTCTTTGCTGTGGTCCAAAATGTGCCTATTTTGTTTCCCCATGCACTCCTACCATGCTGCGCCACATTCATCAAAGGCCAAATCAATGGGACTTGAACCTCcaaaacagtgagctaaacaaacctctttataatgttttaaaacacAAGGTCtttctgtatagcccaggctggcttgaactcatgatcacCCTACATTatcctcctgagggctgggattacacatgtgtgccaccatacctgctatacatgtgtttttttttactttaagaaTGGGGGCATAATCATACAGGATTGGTGTCcttattgaggtttgaactcagggcctctcacttgataggcaggtgctctaccacttgagccacgccggcagccctattttgtgttgggtagttttgagatagggtctcatgaactatttacccaggctagcttcaaactgcaatcctcctgacctctgcctcctgagtagctaggataaccaggcatgagccactggcgcccagcaggAGTGATGTCCTTattagaagaggaagagacaccaaAGTACCCTCCTCCTGTGCAGAGGAAAGGTTACGTGAGGACACATCAAGAAGCTAACGTCTgggttggaggcgtggctcaagcggtggggcacctgctttgtaagcatgaagtcctgagttcaaattacagtcccacaaaaaaaaaaaaagaaaaaaggtagctAAAATCTGTCTGCAAGCCAGGAGGACCACCAAAACCAGTCCTGCTGGCATCTTGgtcttagacttccagcctccagaactggagaAGACACATCTGTATTGCCTAAACCATCCAGGCTGTGGTCTTTTGTGAGAGCAGCCTGAGCTAAGACGTATGTGTTCACCACTGAACTTTCCAAGTGAACTAGCACCCCACATGCCTTTCGATTCTCTTTTCATCTGAAAAGTCTCCTCTGCATCTTGTCTT from Castor canadensis chromosome 5, mCasCan1.hap1v2, whole genome shotgun sequence encodes the following:
- the Gtsf1l gene encoding LOW QUALITY PROTEIN: gametocyte-specific factor 1-like (The sequence of the model RefSeq protein was modified relative to this genomic sequence to represent the inferred CDS: deleted 1 base in 1 codon) yields the protein MEPEALEICPYNPQHHIPLSRLQYHLASCRRKNPKKAKKMASFKYNACHVVPIKKLEEHEAACINRSSVEEDGSLSPLEVSIPSSEQNDNPLQSFVPQKLVCESDTRVRERETNPQKTLRPGE